One Skermanella pratensis genomic window, GATGCCGACGACGCGCGGCGACCGGCTGTTCATCGGCCTGCTGGGCAGCGCCTACATCCATCTCGCGGTCATCGGCTTCACCGACCTTAATCTGTGGATCGCGTTCGGCCTGGCGGTCCTGTGGATGGCGGCGGTCATGAGGTTCGGGTGAATCCCCGTCCCGGCACGGTCCCCGGGAGCAGGGCCTTGACGTAACGACAACAACCAAGAACGGTTCGGAGGAAACGATGTCGAAGACGGTGCGAAGAACCCTGATGGCCGGCACGGTGCTGGCATCCACCCTGAGTTTCGCGGTCCTGACCCTGACGGCGCTGCCGGCGCCGGCGCAGACCGCCGACCAGATGAACGCGGCGCAGCGCTGGATCGACCAGGAATTCCAGCCTTCCAGCATCTCCAGGGAGGAGCAGCTGAAGGAGATGGAATGGTTCATCAAGGCGGCCGAACCGTTCCGCGGGATGGAGATCTCGGTCGTGTCCGAGACCATCACCACCCACGAGTACGAGGCGAAGACGCTGGCCCGCGCCTTCAGCGAGATCACCGGGATCAAGCTGAAGCACGACCTGATCCAGGAAGGCGACGTCATCGAGAAGCTGCAGACCCAGATGCAGTCGGGGCGCAACGTCTATGACGCCTATGTCAACGACAGCGACCTGATCGGGACCCATTTCCGCTACGGCCAGGCGGTGGCGCTGAGCGACTGGATGGCGGGCGAGGGCAAGGACGTCACCCTGCCGACCCTGGACATCGACGACTTCATCGGCAAGAGCTTCACCACCGCTCCCGACGGCAAGCTGTACCAGCTGCCCGACCAGCAGTTCGCCAACCTCTACTGGTTCCGCGCGGACTGGTTCGCGCGGCCGGACCTGAAGGAGAAGTTCAAGGCCAAGTACGGCTACGAGCTGGGCGTGCCGGTCAACTGGTCGGCCTACGAGGACATCGCCGACTTCTTCACCAACGACGTGAAGAACATCGACGGCGTCCGGGTCTACGGCCATATGGACTACGGCAAGAAGGACCCGTCGCTGGGCTGGCGCTTCACCGACGCGTGGCTGAGCATGGCGGGGGCCGGCGACAAGGGCATCCCGAACGGCGTCCCGGTGGACGAGTGGGGCATCCGGGTCGAGGGCTGCAACCCGGCGGGCTCCAGCGTGACCCGCGGCGGCGACACCAACGGGCCGGCCTCGGTCTACGCCCTGACCAAGTACATCGACTGGCTGAAGAAATACGCCCCGCCCGAGGCCGGCGGCATGACCTTCTCCGAGGCCGGGCCGGTCCCGGCGCAGGGCAACATCGCCCAGCAGATCTTCTGGTACACCGCCTTCACCGCCGACATGACCAAGCCGGGCCTGCCGGTGGTCAATGCCGACGGCACGCCCAAGTGGCGCATGGCGCCGTCGCCCCACGGATCCTATTGGGAAGAGGGGATGAAGCTGGGCTACCAGGACGCCGGTTCCTGGACGCTGATGAAGAGCACCCCGGTCGACCGCCGAAAGGCGGCCTGGCTATACGCCCAGTTCACCGTGGCGAAGACCACCTCGCTGAAGAAGACCATGGTCGGCCTGACCCCGATCCGCGAGTCGGACCTTCAGACCCAGGCGATGACCGAGATGGCGCCCAAGCTGGGCGGCCTGGTCGAGTTCTACCGCAGCCCGGCGCGCGTGTCCTGGACGCCGACCGGCACCAACGTTCCGGACTATCCGAAGCTGGCGCAGCTGTGGTGGCAGAACGTCGCCGAGGCGGTGACGGGCGAGAAGACCCCGCAGCAGGCCATGGACAGCCTGGCCGAGGCCCAGGACGCCGTGCTGGCGCGGCTTGAGCGGGCCAACGTCCAAGGCGACTGCGGACCCAAGCTGAACAAGGTCCAGGACGCCCAGTACTGGTTCGACCAGCCCGGCGCGCCGAAGCCGAAGCTGGCCGACGAGAAGCCCAAGGGCGAGACGGTCGCCTACGAGCAGCTTCTGGAGGCCTGGAAGCAGGGCAAGGTGCGGTAAGCGCGAGGCATCCTTGGACAACGGGTGGGCAGCGATGCCCGCCCGTACCGTCTGATACCAACGGCTTTTGAGAATGACCTGCGTGACAACGGCGTTCGACCTGCGGTGCAGGATGCCGTTTTGACCGGCCAAACTCAAAAGCCGTTGGTATGAGCCGGATTCAGGGCGCCAACTTGCCGACAAGGGGCAGCCGCAATCCCCGCTCCTCGGCTTCCAACGGATCAAGGAAGGCATTGCAGGCTTCCAATTCACGGCGAGATTGCTCGAACTCGCCCCAGCCGATCGCGGCTGTCCATTTCTGGGCAAAATCCAGCGTGCGGATCAGCGGTTCGGGAGCGCCGGTGCGGGAAAGCGCCTTCAAGGCGGACAGATAGTTCGCCCGGTACACGGTCGGGATGACGACTCGTTCCTCGCCGCCCGCGACCAGTTCCGCATTCATCATGATACGTGCCGTTCGGCCGTTACCGTCGATGAAGGGATGGACCTCGGAAATCAGGAACATCATGAAGACCGCGCGCTGGAACGGCATCTCCAAGCTGCGGAGTATGTCGAATCCCTGTTCAAGAGTGCCTTCGAGCAGGTCTGGAGCGACGAAAGTGGTTGAACCCGCCCTGTTGCCGGAGGTCTTGAATCGGCCGGGTCCTTTTTCCGGGCGCTGCTCCATGATGCCGGCATGCCGAGCCTGGAGAAGCCGGACCAGATCGCCGTAGCTGCCGGGGGTGAGCCGCATTCCGGAATGGTCGCCGACGATGCGCCAGGTTCCGAGCACGTCATGCGCGTCCTGCGGCCGCTCCCTCGGGATGACGCCGCGGAATACGATGTCCGCGGCTTCGGCAACCCCGAATTCGGTTCCCTCGATGAAGTTCGAAAAATAGGCTTCGAAGAAGGTCAAAGTGGCCTGGGCCGGTGGAAGACGCGCCTCTGCCGGCCGGTTCACCGGCGGGTAGTCGCGCAAGGCGCGGTGGAGCGAATGGAAATGCTCGATCCGTGCAGGATCGTAGGGACGGCCGGCACGCCTCGCCCTGGCCGCGGGAGCGCTCAGGTTTGCCTCGCGGGTGCCGAGCAACGCTCCGATCAGCGTATCCAGTTCCCGCGATCCCTCCGCGAGTTCCAGGGCTGGGGCAATGATCTTCGAGTCGTCCCGCAGGCGGTTCAAGGCTTCCTCGCCGCCACGGCGCAGCAGGGTATCGAGACGTTCTTCGATCTCGCGGCGGGCAAGCGTGCGGGCGCACAGGCCGCGGCGCGCCCGCGAGGAACGCATGTTCTCCAGGTAGGCTCGGGCAATCGAGCTGAGATGCAGTCCGCCGACAAAGGGCCGGTCGCTTTCAAGCGGGGGAATGCCGCGACGTGGCCGGAGGATCAGGCCAGGCAGCATGACATCGCCGCCGCGGTCGGTTACCAGGCAGATCGAACCATCCTCGGCCGGAGCGTTCTCCAGCGCGGTACGGTCGGCTACAAGACCGCCCGGAAAATAGCCACCGACGATCTGCCAAAGATTTCGGCGGACGATAACCTCGGGCGCATCGGTCAGGTTGCGGGTATAAAGGCGTGAGGCAAGCTTCCGCAGTTTGCCGGCCTTGACGGCACGCGAAACGGCCACGCTCGTCGCGGTCGTCGAGACAAACGCTTCCGGCCCGTCACCCAGGGAGAATTCCGTCACTTAAGCTCCCCACTTTAATGCGTATTGCAAATTTTCTGGACTTAAGAACTGCCAATTGCAAGTTTATTAGGATTAAGGCAGCCATTTGCGCCAGTCGGATACTTGGCGGCTTCCAGCTTCGGGAAGACACGACCGGCGCCTTGAGGCCGATGACCAGGGTGGCGCGCAGGGTCAGGCCGGATCGGGAGGGGAACTTGATATCGCTCGCTGCAAAGGAATGGCTCAGCCAGGGCAGGACCGAAGGGCTGGCGGAAGGGCTGGCGAAAGGCCGCGAGGAGGGTTTGCTGCAAGGCGTCGCGAAAGGCAAAGCGGATGCCATATTGTTCTATCTGCAGTCGCAGTTCGGGACGATCCCTCCCGATCTGGAGGCCCGGGTGCGCCGGACCGCTCCGGAGGCGATGGACGCGCTGTTCCGCAAGGCCATGGGTGCCGCATCGCTCGATGACGTCATTTCCACCGGCAAGCGCCACCGGGCCTATCGCGGAAGGATGATGCGGCGCTCCGGCATCCGCCCCCTACCGCGCGGCCCCTTTCCGACCCAGCGCGAGCAGCAGGCCGCCGGCGACCAGTCCCCAGAAGGCGGAGCCGATCCCGAAGAAGCCGACGCCTGACGCCGTCGTGACGAAGGTCACGATCGCGGGCAGGCGCTCGTCTTCGCGGTCGAGCGCGCCGGCCAGGGCGCCCGCGAGGCTGGAGAGCAGGGCGAGACCGGCGACGGCCTGGATCAGCAGGGGCGGGGAGGCCGCGATGAAGGAGGCGGCGAAGCCGGCGAACAGGCCCAGCAGGACATAGGCGACCCCGGCCGCGACGGGGGCCAGATAGCGGCGCGCCGGGTCGGGGTGGGCTTCCGGTCCGGCACAGAGCGCCGCGGTGATCGCGGCCAGGTTGACCGCGTGGCCGCCGAACAGGGCCGAGGCGGCGCTGAACAGCCCGGTCGAGACGAAGACCGGGGCGACTTCCGGCCGGTAGCCGTTGCCGCGCAGCACCGCGAGGCCCGGCACGTTCTGCGATGCCATGGTGACGATGAACAGGGGCACCGCGATGCTCACCACCGCGGGCAGGGTGAATTCCGGCATCACGAAGACCGGGTTCGGCCAGATGTCGGCCAGCGCTCCTTCGGGTATCTGGGTGGCGAACAGGATGATCAGCACCGTCACCAGCACGGCCAGCGGCACGGCATAGAGCCGGGCGAAGCGCCAGCCCAGCGCCCAGGTGACGACGATCGGGAGTGCCAGCTCCGGCAGGGTGCCGACCGCCCTGACCGGCGCCAGGCAGAGGTCGAGCAGCACGCCGGCCAGCATCGCGCTCGCCAGGCCCATGGGAATGGCGACGACGGCGCGGCCGAAGGGCCGCCACAGGCCGGCGGCCACCACCAGGGCCGCCGCGACGATGAAGGCGCCGACCGCCGCGGAGAAGCCGCCCTCCGGCACGCCGGTCGCGATCAGCAGGGCGGCGCCCGGCGTCGACCACGCGATGCTGATCGGCTGACGGGTGGCGATGCTGTGGGCCGCACCCAGCAACCCGGTCACGAGGCACAGCGCCAGCAGACCGGAAGCGGCCTGGGCGGGAGAGGCGCCAACCCCTGCGAGGCCCTGGAGGACGATCGGGAAGGCGCTTCCGAACCCGACCAGGGCGGCGAGGAAGCCGGCGGTCACGGGCTGAAGCAGGGTCCGGGGTGCGGTATCCTTCCGCATGATGGCTGTCCTCGTCGGATTGATCCGGGTCGATCCGGGTTGCGGTACGGTGCGGGCGAGCCTACATGAAAATTGGATCCAATCAACAGGTGGATATCGGATGACCCTGAACCGTCCTCCCGCTTCGGCCGGTCTGGCCGAACTGATCGCCGATGCGCCGCCGCGACACCGCACCGCGACCGGGTTCGTCGAGGCGACGCTGCGCACGGCCATCCTGACCGGCAGGCTGGCGGGAGGCACGCCCCTGCGGCAGGAGGACCTGGCGGATGCCTTCCAGGTCAGCCGAATGCCGGTCCGTGAGGCCCTGCGCCAGCTCGAAGCCCAGGCGCTGGTCGATTTCGTGCCGCACCGGGGCGCCGTGGTGACGGAGATCTCCGCCGCGGACGCGGCGGATACCTACGCGATCCGTCTGGCGCTGGAGCCGGCGGCGCTGGAACTGTCGATTCCGAAGCTGGAGGAGGAGGATTTCGGCCGGGCCGGCGACCTGATCGGGGACATGGACAGCGAGCCCGACCCGTCCCGCATGGGTGAGCTCAACCGGCGCTTCCACATGTCGCTCTATGTCCGCGCCGGACATCCCAAGCTGCTGGCGCTGGTCGAGGCGCAGCTCGCCTCGTTCGACCGCTACCTGCGTTTCCACCTCGCCGCCAAGGGGCCGGAGCACATGTCCCAGGAGGACCATCGCGCCATGCTGGAGGCCGCCAGGGAGCGCGACGCGGCCCGGGCCACGGCGGTCCTGAAGCGGCATATCGGGACGGCGGCGGAGACGATCGCCCGGTTCTTCGCGGAGCGCTGATGCGGGCTCTCCCGCCGGGCCGGGCTTATTCCCGGCGGTGGGCGGCAGGCTGATCCGGACCGTGGTCCCGGCGCCCTGGACGCTGTCGAGGGTGAGCGATCCGCCGTGCAGATCGATGAAGGAGCGGGCCAGCGGCAGGCCCAGGCCGGTACCCTCGAACCGGCGGTTGGTCGCGCAATCGCCGCGATGGAACGGTTCGAACACCCGGCCCAGCTCCGACGCCGCGATCCCCAGCCCGGTGTCCGCGATCTCGATCCCGAGGCCGGTGTCGCCCGAATCGAGCCGGATCGTGTCGACCGTCAGCCGGATGCTGCCGCCCGGCGGGGTGAACTTGACCGCGTTGGACAGGATGTTGAGCAGCGCCTGCTTGATCAGCCTTTCGTCCGCCCACAGGCGGGGCAGCGGCTCTTGCGCGACCCGGGTCTCGAACGCGATCCCGGCTGCCGCGGCGCGCGGTTCGATCAGGCGGACCACGGACGACACCAGATGGTCCGCGTCCACCCAGTCCTGCGCGAGGTGGATCCGCCCGGTCTCCACCTTGGCGACGTCCATGATGTCGGAGATGATCTGGAGCAGCAGCTTGCCGCTGTCGAAGATGTCGGAGGCGTAGCCGACATAACGGGCGGAGCCGAGCGGGCCGAAGGTCTGGTTCTTCAGCAGCTCGGAGAATCCGAGGATCGCGTTCAGCGGCGTGCGCAGTTCATGGCTCATGGTCGCCAGGAACTCGGTCTTGGCGAGGTCGGCGAATTCGGCGCGGTCGGCCCGCTGCCTGGCTTCGCACAGCTCGACGCGGCGGGCGTCGGACGCGAGGACGCCTGTGATCGCCGACCGGGCTTCCGCCAGCAGGCCGGGCGGCAGGGGCGATGCGGGCGATTCGAAGTCGAGCGACCCGTCGGCGCCCGCCCGGACGGCGCGGCTGCCGGTCAGGTCCTTCAGGACGGCGAACAGCGGGGCCAGAGCCTCTTCCGACGGCTCGCCCCGCAGCACCGCGCCCTGGGCGCGCGCGATGGCGAGGAGGAGCGCCCGTTCCGCGTCCCGGAAGCCGGTATCGCGGGGGTCGGGGTCTTGGCTGTCGGGTTCCTTCCGGTCCGGGACGCGGCCCAGCCTCGCGCGGAGGTCCGCCACGTCACGGTTGGCCTGTTCCAGCAGGTCCGCCGAGCGGCGCTTCTCCAGGTGGAGGGCGATCAGCCGGCAGAGCGTGCCGAGTTCGCTCGTCAGGCGGGGCAGCGGAACGTCCGGGTCATGGCGCAGGCGCAGCCAGCCATGGTGGGATCGGCCGGCCCGCAGGGGGATCAGGTGGGTCCGGTCCTCCGCGGGCCGCGGCGGGCGACCAGGCGCAGGTTTCCGCCGGCGGCAGGCTCCACCGCAAGCGTTTCCATATACTGACGCTGCTGGTCGGCGGTGTTGCCGAGTTGGAATTCCGCGCCCGAGATGCCGGGCACGGCGTCGAGCAGGTCCGCGATGCGCCGGAGCGCCGGCTCCGGCGTCGGGGCCTCGTCGAGCCCGTTGGCGGCCGTCAGGATCCGGTTCAGCGCCCGCGTGAGGGGGGCATCGGGGGGAGAGGGCTCGCGGGAGGAGGCCGCGGACCCGCCATGGGATCGTCCGAGCCGGGCGACCGCGTCGCGACTTAAGATCGACCCATGTTGATCCTGGACATCCATGTCGTTCGGCACTCTGCTGTCTCCCTGGTGTCGCCCCATGCGACAACCATAACCCTGTTCCAGGCAGATTATCGGCAAAAGTCTATTACCGCAGTCTTAACTCCGGGTCATAGGTGTGAAGTAAATACTGGGATATGAGCAAGCGATATTTTGGATGAACCCGGAGGCGGGAAAGATATATTTCAAACTCGCAGGAATATCGTTTCACTTTCGCAGAAAGATGGTGTGAAAAACCCGTGCCGACGGCCGGTTCGGCGCAGCGCGGGCGCGATCCCGGTGGCCTGCGTGCCGATGGCGGCCCTCGACTGTTGGGAATGGCATTGGATACGAAGCATCGAGGACTGAATACCATGGACGTTCCGCTGGAAATCGCCTTCCACAATCTCGAGCCTTCCGCAACTGTGGAAACCCGCGTGCGCGAACGTGTTGCCAAATTGGAGAAGCTGTTTCCGCGGCTGGTGGCCTGCCGCGTGGTGGTCGAAGCGCCTCACCGGCAGCATCAGAAGGGTAACATCTATCGTGTCCGGATCGAGATGTCGGTGCCGGGCGACGACCTCGTGGTCAGCAAGGAACCCAACCGGGCGACCGAGCGCTTTGCGGACCCCGATGTCTATACCGTGCTGAAGGACGCCTTCGACACCGCCGAGCGCATGCTGAAGGACTACAAGGGCAAGCTCTCGAGCGATGTCACCAAGCCCCACGATGCGCCGATGCACGGCCACATCATGCGGATCAATCCCAACAACGATTTCGGCTTCCTCCGGACGGCCGAGGGGACGCAGCTCTGGTTCCACCGCAATTCGGTGATGAACGAGGAGCTGGAAAGCTTTTCCGAAGGCGATCCCGTCCACTACGTGGAAGTCCTCGGCGAGACCGGACCCCAAGCCAGCAGGGTCTGGCGCGTCAGCAGCGATCACCAGCACCAGGATGAAGGACAGGCCTGATCCCGCAACCCGGCGCCGGCCTCCGGGGCCGGCGCCGTCCGGGGACCCCGGTTCCCCAAGGCATCAGTTTAAGGGGCCTCAGTTCGAGGGGCCTCAGTTCGAGGAGGCGGTCTGGTCGGCGTCGGG contains:
- a CDS encoding DUF2160 domain-containing protein, whose translation is MDFAMELEWMAWTGPTAAFFAGIALILAGMTAWQAVSPSIERRGFLPMPTTRGDRLFIGLLGSAYIHLAVIGFTDLNLWIAFGLAVLWMAAVMRFG
- a CDS encoding ABC transporter substrate-binding protein translates to MSKTVRRTLMAGTVLASTLSFAVLTLTALPAPAQTADQMNAAQRWIDQEFQPSSISREEQLKEMEWFIKAAEPFRGMEISVVSETITTHEYEAKTLARAFSEITGIKLKHDLIQEGDVIEKLQTQMQSGRNVYDAYVNDSDLIGTHFRYGQAVALSDWMAGEGKDVTLPTLDIDDFIGKSFTTAPDGKLYQLPDQQFANLYWFRADWFARPDLKEKFKAKYGYELGVPVNWSAYEDIADFFTNDVKNIDGVRVYGHMDYGKKDPSLGWRFTDAWLSMAGAGDKGIPNGVPVDEWGIRVEGCNPAGSSVTRGGDTNGPASVYALTKYIDWLKKYAPPEAGGMTFSEAGPVPAQGNIAQQIFWYTAFTADMTKPGLPVVNADGTPKWRMAPSPHGSYWEEGMKLGYQDAGSWTLMKSTPVDRRKAAWLYAQFTVAKTTSLKKTMVGLTPIRESDLQTQAMTEMAPKLGGLVEFYRSPARVSWTPTGTNVPDYPKLAQLWWQNVAEAVTGEKTPQQAMDSLAEAQDAVLARLERANVQGDCGPKLNKVQDAQYWFDQPGAPKPKLADEKPKGETVAYEQLLEAWKQGKVR
- a CDS encoding Fic family protein, whose product is MTEFSLGDGPEAFVSTTATSVAVSRAVKAGKLRKLASRLYTRNLTDAPEVIVRRNLWQIVGGYFPGGLVADRTALENAPAEDGSICLVTDRGGDVMLPGLILRPRRGIPPLESDRPFVGGLHLSSIARAYLENMRSSRARRGLCARTLARREIEERLDTLLRRGGEEALNRLRDDSKIIAPALELAEGSRELDTLIGALLGTREANLSAPAARARRAGRPYDPARIEHFHSLHRALRDYPPVNRPAEARLPPAQATLTFFEAYFSNFIEGTEFGVAEAADIVFRGVIPRERPQDAHDVLGTWRIVGDHSGMRLTPGSYGDLVRLLQARHAGIMEQRPEKGPGRFKTSGNRAGSTTFVAPDLLEGTLEQGFDILRSLEMPFQRAVFMMFLISEVHPFIDGNGRTARIMMNAELVAGGEERVVIPTVYRANYLSALKALSRTGAPEPLIRTLDFAQKWTAAIGWGEFEQSRRELEACNAFLDPLEAEERGLRLPLVGKLAP
- a CDS encoding benzoate/H(+) symporter BenE family transporter, whose translation is MRKDTAPRTLLQPVTAGFLAALVGFGSAFPIVLQGLAGVGASPAQAASGLLALCLVTGLLGAAHSIATRQPISIAWSTPGAALLIATGVPEGGFSAAVGAFIVAAALVVAAGLWRPFGRAVVAIPMGLASAMLAGVLLDLCLAPVRAVGTLPELALPIVVTWALGWRFARLYAVPLAVLVTVLIILFATQIPEGALADIWPNPVFVMPEFTLPAVVSIAVPLFIVTMASQNVPGLAVLRGNGYRPEVAPVFVSTGLFSAASALFGGHAVNLAAITAALCAGPEAHPDPARRYLAPVAAGVAYVLLGLFAGFAASFIAASPPLLIQAVAGLALLSSLAGALAGALDREDERLPAIVTFVTTASGVGFFGIGSAFWGLVAGGLLLALGRKGAAR
- a CDS encoding GntR family transcriptional regulator, which codes for MTLNRPPASAGLAELIADAPPRHRTATGFVEATLRTAILTGRLAGGTPLRQEDLADAFQVSRMPVREALRQLEAQALVDFVPHRGAVVTEISAADAADTYAIRLALEPAALELSIPKLEEEDFGRAGDLIGDMDSEPDPSRMGELNRRFHMSLYVRAGHPKLLALVEAQLASFDRYLRFHLAAKGPEHMSQEDHRAMLEAARERDAARATAVLKRHIGTAAETIARFFAER
- a CDS encoding HPF/RaiA family ribosome-associated protein, whose translation is MPTAGSAQRGRDPGGLRADGGPRLLGMALDTKHRGLNTMDVPLEIAFHNLEPSATVETRVRERVAKLEKLFPRLVACRVVVEAPHRQHQKGNIYRVRIEMSVPGDDLVVSKEPNRATERFADPDVYTVLKDAFDTAERMLKDYKGKLSSDVTKPHDAPMHGHIMRINPNNDFGFLRTAEGTQLWFHRNSVMNEELESFSEGDPVHYVEVLGETGPQASRVWRVSSDHQHQDEGQA